A genomic window from Hyla sarda isolate aHylSar1 chromosome 10, aHylSar1.hap1, whole genome shotgun sequence includes:
- the FDXACB1 gene encoding ferredoxin-fold anticodon-binding domain-containing protein 1 isoform X3 — MDQEKTFTVLLVGEGNFSFSSSLCDTSQEIHHITATCYEPEDVVCKQDLTWRNVQHLRSKGAEVYFGVDATKLHEYSFLSCHLYDRIIFNFPHCGRKAGVKKNRDLLSNFFHRSQEKSFHLIGALNHVFTRSLPVKNIKALQIIDMLTSVQDLQCDDAEVDRGFLGKTCHPINVLHKELIKNCEKNIQVSVIEDMFPLICPNNTCFHHTPHSFVMPDKGWSAAESSDDFYKKPLCSVEQDKKPETYLADICTNHTIGLYHLRPSLTCFMDDITCKSNFRPNVLTIVSGLVFRKCLVSLTTMPVYHEMLMLLDYRSNTPKAQLQLFIDTIKTAIDTIAASVISDATETVDVQKMERHSVRFNQKNEEEYTITMSPTHCDQIIGTIKVVPPKHQYTDSGAHVVTLNLDSIAMSLLDIKDWRLLWTEDKRFIEQFHHRVLKPFQSFSLYPPYYIHDVSFWVKGHTVFDDVEFHTIALRMSKGNIVNIQLLDQYENVETGNIGLCYRLIYQSCDRALSYKSALGMQLKLRDELHRCLQVTLR; from the exons ATGG ATCAAGAGAAGACATTTACAGTTCTCTTGGTCGGAGAGGGGAATTTTTCCTTCTCGTCTTCCCTCTGTGACACCAGCCAAGAAATACATCACATTACAGCCACCTGCTATGAGCCAGAAGACGTTGTGTGTAAACAGGATCTTACTTGGAGAAATGTCCAGCACCTTAGAAGTAAAG GAGCAGAGGTTTACTTTGGAGTGGATGCTACAAAACTACATGAATACTCCTTTCTCAGCTGTCATCTTTATGACAGAattattttcaactttcctcaCTGCGGGAGAAAGGCAGGAGTGAAGAAGAACAGAGATTTGCTGTCTAATTTCTTTCACAG GAGTCAGGAGAAATCATTCCATTTAATTGGAGCCTTGAATCATGTATTCACCAGAAGTTTACCAGTGAAGAACATAAAAGCATTACAAATAATCGATATGTTAACTTCTGTTCAGGATCTACAATGCGATGATGCTGAAGTAGACAG GGGTTTTCTAGGGAAGACATGTCACCCCATCAATGTATTACATAAAGAACTGATAAAGAATTGTGAAAAGAATATTCAAGTAAGTGTTATAGAAGACATGTTTCCCCTTATTTGTCCTAACAACACTTGCTTCCATCATACTCCACATTCATTCGTAATGCCTGATAAAGGCTGGAGTGCAGCGGAAAGTTCTGATGACTTCTATAAGAAGCCCCTATGTTCTGTCGAGCAGGACAAGAAACCAGAAACTTACCTGGCTGATATCTGTACCAATCATACCATAGGGCTGTATCACCTAAGACCATCGCTTACATGCTTTATGGATGACATCACTTGTAAGTCCAACTTTAGACCAAATGTTCTGACTATTGTAAGCGGGCTTGTTTTCAGAAAGTGCTTAGTATCGCTTACAACCATGCCAGTTTACCATGAGATGCTCATGTTGTTGGATTATCGCAGTAACACTCCTAAAGCTCAGCTCCAGCTGTTCATAGACACTATTAAGACAGCCATAGATACCATTGCTGCGTCTGTCATCTCCGATGCTACGGAAACTGTGGACGTTCAGAAAATGGAAAGACACAGCGTAAGGTTTAATCAGAAAAATGAAGAAGAGTATACCATCACCATGTCGCCTACACACTGTGATCAGATaatagggactattaaagtggTTCCCCCTAAACATCAATACACAGACTCTGGGGCTCATGTAGTTACTCTGAATTTAGATTCAATAGCCATGAGTCTTCTGGACATTAAAGACTGGCGATTGCTTTGGACGGAAGATAAAAGATTCATTGAACAATTTCATCATCGTGTCTTAAAACCTTTTCAGAGCTTTTCCCTATATCCTCCGTATTACATTCACGATGTTAGTTTTTGGGTCAAGGGTCACACTGTATTTGATGATGTGGAGTTTCACACCATAGCACTTCGAATGTCTAAAGGAAACATTGTGAACATTCAACTGCTGGACCAGTATGAAAATGTTGAAACTGGAAACATTGGTCTGTGTTACCGTCTGATATATCAGTCTTGTGATCGAGCCCTAAGTTACAAGTCTGCACTGGGAATGCAGCTAAAACTGAGGGATGAGCTGCATCGGTGTTTACAGGTCACTCTCAGATAG
- the FDXACB1 gene encoding ferredoxin-fold anticodon-binding domain-containing protein 1 isoform X2: MDQEKTFTVLLVGEGNFSFSSSLCDTSQEIHHITATCYEPEDVVCKQDLTWRNVQHLRSKGAEVYFGVDATKLHEYSFLSCHLYDRIIFNFPHCGRKAGVKKNRDLLSNFFHSCADVLFPKGEVHVALCQGQGGTPADQPKREWHNSWQVVAMAATAGFILSSVLPFDSDRSQEKSFHLIGALNHVFTRSLPVKNIKALQIIDMLTSVQDLQCDDAEVDRGFLGKTCHPINVLHKELIKNCEKNIQVSVIEDMFPLICPNNTCFHHTPHSFVMPDKGWSAAESSDDFYKKPLCSVEQDKKPETYLADICTNHTIGLYHLRPSLTCFMDDITCKSNFRPNVLTIVSGLVFRKCLVSLTTMPVYHEMLMLLDYRSNTPKAQLQLFIDTIKTAIDTIAASVISDATETVDVQKMERHSVRFNQKNEEEYTITMSPTHCDQIIGTIKVVPPKHQYTDSGAHVVTLNLDSIAMSLLDIKDWRLLWTEDKRFIEQFHHRVLKPFQSFSLYPPYYIHDVSFWVKGHTVFDDVEFHTIALRMSKGNIVNIQLLDQYENVETGNIGLCYRLIYQSCDRALSYKSALGMQLKLRDELHRCLQVTLR, from the exons ATGG ATCAAGAGAAGACATTTACAGTTCTCTTGGTCGGAGAGGGGAATTTTTCCTTCTCGTCTTCCCTCTGTGACACCAGCCAAGAAATACATCACATTACAGCCACCTGCTATGAGCCAGAAGACGTTGTGTGTAAACAGGATCTTACTTGGAGAAATGTCCAGCACCTTAGAAGTAAAG GAGCAGAGGTTTACTTTGGAGTGGATGCTACAAAACTACATGAATACTCCTTTCTCAGCTGTCATCTTTATGACAGAattattttcaactttcctcaCTGCGGGAGAAAGGCAGGAGTGAAGAAGAACAGAGATTTGCTGTCTAATTTCTTTCACAG TTGTGCAGATGTTCTTTTTCCAAAAGGGGAAGTCCATGTAGCCTTATGCCAAGGGCAAGGTGGCACTCCTGCTGATCAGCCTAAGAGAGAATGGCATAACAGCTGGCAGGTGGTTGCCATGGCTGCAACGGCGGGGTTCATCCTGTCTTCGGTGCTCCCGTTTGATTCTGATAG GAGTCAGGAGAAATCATTCCATTTAATTGGAGCCTTGAATCATGTATTCACCAGAAGTTTACCAGTGAAGAACATAAAAGCATTACAAATAATCGATATGTTAACTTCTGTTCAGGATCTACAATGCGATGATGCTGAAGTAGACAG GGGTTTTCTAGGGAAGACATGTCACCCCATCAATGTATTACATAAAGAACTGATAAAGAATTGTGAAAAGAATATTCAAGTAAGTGTTATAGAAGACATGTTTCCCCTTATTTGTCCTAACAACACTTGCTTCCATCATACTCCACATTCATTCGTAATGCCTGATAAAGGCTGGAGTGCAGCGGAAAGTTCTGATGACTTCTATAAGAAGCCCCTATGTTCTGTCGAGCAGGACAAGAAACCAGAAACTTACCTGGCTGATATCTGTACCAATCATACCATAGGGCTGTATCACCTAAGACCATCGCTTACATGCTTTATGGATGACATCACTTGTAAGTCCAACTTTAGACCAAATGTTCTGACTATTGTAAGCGGGCTTGTTTTCAGAAAGTGCTTAGTATCGCTTACAACCATGCCAGTTTACCATGAGATGCTCATGTTGTTGGATTATCGCAGTAACACTCCTAAAGCTCAGCTCCAGCTGTTCATAGACACTATTAAGACAGCCATAGATACCATTGCTGCGTCTGTCATCTCCGATGCTACGGAAACTGTGGACGTTCAGAAAATGGAAAGACACAGCGTAAGGTTTAATCAGAAAAATGAAGAAGAGTATACCATCACCATGTCGCCTACACACTGTGATCAGATaatagggactattaaagtggTTCCCCCTAAACATCAATACACAGACTCTGGGGCTCATGTAGTTACTCTGAATTTAGATTCAATAGCCATGAGTCTTCTGGACATTAAAGACTGGCGATTGCTTTGGACGGAAGATAAAAGATTCATTGAACAATTTCATCATCGTGTCTTAAAACCTTTTCAGAGCTTTTCCCTATATCCTCCGTATTACATTCACGATGTTAGTTTTTGGGTCAAGGGTCACACTGTATTTGATGATGTGGAGTTTCACACCATAGCACTTCGAATGTCTAAAGGAAACATTGTGAACATTCAACTGCTGGACCAGTATGAAAATGTTGAAACTGGAAACATTGGTCTGTGTTACCGTCTGATATATCAGTCTTGTGATCGAGCCCTAAGTTACAAGTCTGCACTGGGAATGCAGCTAAAACTGAGGGATGAGCTGCATCGGTGTTTACAGGTCACTCTCAGATAG
- the FDXACB1 gene encoding ferredoxin-fold anticodon-binding domain-containing protein 1 isoform X1: MDQEKTFTVLLVGEGNFSFSSSLCDTSQEIHHITATCYEPEDVVCKQDLTWRNVQHLRSKGAEVYFGVDATKLHEYSFLSCHLYDRIIFNFPHCGRKAGVKKNRDLLSNFFHSCADVLFPKGEVHVALCQGQGGTPADQPKREWHNSWQVVAMAATAGFILSSVLPFDSDRYCRYQSTGYRSQEKSFHLIGALNHVFTRSLPVKNIKALQIIDMLTSVQDLQCDDAEVDRGFLGKTCHPINVLHKELIKNCEKNIQVSVIEDMFPLICPNNTCFHHTPHSFVMPDKGWSAAESSDDFYKKPLCSVEQDKKPETYLADICTNHTIGLYHLRPSLTCFMDDITCKSNFRPNVLTIVSGLVFRKCLVSLTTMPVYHEMLMLLDYRSNTPKAQLQLFIDTIKTAIDTIAASVISDATETVDVQKMERHSVRFNQKNEEEYTITMSPTHCDQIIGTIKVVPPKHQYTDSGAHVVTLNLDSIAMSLLDIKDWRLLWTEDKRFIEQFHHRVLKPFQSFSLYPPYYIHDVSFWVKGHTVFDDVEFHTIALRMSKGNIVNIQLLDQYENVETGNIGLCYRLIYQSCDRALSYKSALGMQLKLRDELHRCLQVTLR; this comes from the exons ATGG ATCAAGAGAAGACATTTACAGTTCTCTTGGTCGGAGAGGGGAATTTTTCCTTCTCGTCTTCCCTCTGTGACACCAGCCAAGAAATACATCACATTACAGCCACCTGCTATGAGCCAGAAGACGTTGTGTGTAAACAGGATCTTACTTGGAGAAATGTCCAGCACCTTAGAAGTAAAG GAGCAGAGGTTTACTTTGGAGTGGATGCTACAAAACTACATGAATACTCCTTTCTCAGCTGTCATCTTTATGACAGAattattttcaactttcctcaCTGCGGGAGAAAGGCAGGAGTGAAGAAGAACAGAGATTTGCTGTCTAATTTCTTTCACAG TTGTGCAGATGTTCTTTTTCCAAAAGGGGAAGTCCATGTAGCCTTATGCCAAGGGCAAGGTGGCACTCCTGCTGATCAGCCTAAGAGAGAATGGCATAACAGCTGGCAGGTGGTTGCCATGGCTGCAACGGCGGGGTTCATCCTGTCTTCGGTGCTCCCGTTTGATTCTGATAGGTACTGTCGTTACCAGAGCACTGGGTACAG GAGTCAGGAGAAATCATTCCATTTAATTGGAGCCTTGAATCATGTATTCACCAGAAGTTTACCAGTGAAGAACATAAAAGCATTACAAATAATCGATATGTTAACTTCTGTTCAGGATCTACAATGCGATGATGCTGAAGTAGACAG GGGTTTTCTAGGGAAGACATGTCACCCCATCAATGTATTACATAAAGAACTGATAAAGAATTGTGAAAAGAATATTCAAGTAAGTGTTATAGAAGACATGTTTCCCCTTATTTGTCCTAACAACACTTGCTTCCATCATACTCCACATTCATTCGTAATGCCTGATAAAGGCTGGAGTGCAGCGGAAAGTTCTGATGACTTCTATAAGAAGCCCCTATGTTCTGTCGAGCAGGACAAGAAACCAGAAACTTACCTGGCTGATATCTGTACCAATCATACCATAGGGCTGTATCACCTAAGACCATCGCTTACATGCTTTATGGATGACATCACTTGTAAGTCCAACTTTAGACCAAATGTTCTGACTATTGTAAGCGGGCTTGTTTTCAGAAAGTGCTTAGTATCGCTTACAACCATGCCAGTTTACCATGAGATGCTCATGTTGTTGGATTATCGCAGTAACACTCCTAAAGCTCAGCTCCAGCTGTTCATAGACACTATTAAGACAGCCATAGATACCATTGCTGCGTCTGTCATCTCCGATGCTACGGAAACTGTGGACGTTCAGAAAATGGAAAGACACAGCGTAAGGTTTAATCAGAAAAATGAAGAAGAGTATACCATCACCATGTCGCCTACACACTGTGATCAGATaatagggactattaaagtggTTCCCCCTAAACATCAATACACAGACTCTGGGGCTCATGTAGTTACTCTGAATTTAGATTCAATAGCCATGAGTCTTCTGGACATTAAAGACTGGCGATTGCTTTGGACGGAAGATAAAAGATTCATTGAACAATTTCATCATCGTGTCTTAAAACCTTTTCAGAGCTTTTCCCTATATCCTCCGTATTACATTCACGATGTTAGTTTTTGGGTCAAGGGTCACACTGTATTTGATGATGTGGAGTTTCACACCATAGCACTTCGAATGTCTAAAGGAAACATTGTGAACATTCAACTGCTGGACCAGTATGAAAATGTTGAAACTGGAAACATTGGTCTGTGTTACCGTCTGATATATCAGTCTTGTGATCGAGCCCTAAGTTACAAGTCTGCACTGGGAATGCAGCTAAAACTGAGGGATGAGCTGCATCGGTGTTTACAGGTCACTCTCAGATAG